A stretch of the Capsicum annuum cultivar UCD-10X-F1 chromosome 10, UCD10Xv1.1, whole genome shotgun sequence genome encodes the following:
- the LOC107844771 gene encoding uncharacterized protein LOC107844771: MHSVFKSELNKKKKMVDLQTVCSMCGDVGFPDMLFRCSKCHHRFQHSYCSNYYSESSEPIQVCDWCQREGKSSRHGGSSSRKSVGGSDSGIINRSEYSGDNKIKQNDHGGEESGTAERAKISFNGNPSPRTATRRYKFLKDVMC; the protein is encoded by the exons ATGCATTCCGTCTTCAAATCTGAattgaataaaaagaagaaaatggtgGATCTTCAAACAGTTTGCTCCATGTGTGGTGATGTGGGCTTTCCTGACATGCTCTTTCGTTGCTCCAAGTGCCACCATCGCTTTCAGCACTC GTACTGTAGCAACTATTACAGCGAATCATCGGAGCCAATACAAGTGTGTGATTGGTgtcaaagagaaggaaaaagcTCGAGACATGGTGGTTCGTCTTCCAGGAAATCAGTTGGAGGAAGCGATTCCGGAATCATCAATAGATCGGAATATTCAGGAGATAATAAAATCAAGCAGAATGATCATGGGGGGGAAGAAAGTGGTACTGCTGAAAGGGCGAAGATTAGTTTTAATGGCAATCCTTCACCCAGGACAGCAACTCGTAGATACAAGTTTCTTAAGGATGTCATGTGTTAA